TCGAGACAGCGTGTCTCCTGCCGGGAGAACGCCCGGAGGTTCCCGATCAGGTCCGGCAGGAAGTGATACTCGATGATCCGCTCGGCGACGTCGGTCTCGTCCACAGCACGAAGTTTCCGGGCGAGGGCGAGCTGGGCGTCCATCTTGTCCTCCATCGACCCGAGCGTCTTGTACGCCGACAGATCCGGTCCCAGCGCGATGTCGCTCGTGTCGTGAGTGTGATCGAAGCCCGTGTACTCCTGGTCGGTCCCCAGCGTCTCCTCGGCGATGGTCATGACGTCCTCGACGTCCTCGGGATCGGCCATCTCGCGGGTCGCCTCGTAGAACTCCAGGGGGTACTCCCGCATGATGTCGACGTTGTGGGCCTCGTCGTCGATCTCGTTCGGGTCGATTCGCGAGGACATCACCAGGGGTGCGTCCATGCGACCACCTCGTTGATTGGGGAGGTACTTGCGGCTGAAGTTCAGCAGGCCGTCCATCAGCAACATCACGCAATCTTCGTCGCCGTCGCACTGCTTTTGAGATGTGTCATTCGCTATTAACGAATGCGTCTCTTCGACAGTGAGACAGTACGTGTGATCGACAGCAGATTCGACATACTCGACAGTATCGATCTCGTCGACGAGATACTCACCCGATCCACCGTCGAAAACGCGGCGGCCGAGGGGTGTGATCTGTTCGACGTGTTCTGCCAGACGCTGTCGCTTTCGCGTGAGATGAAGATCGACCAGCTCGTCGAACCGAACGGCATCGGTCGAGGAGATCGTAATCACGTATCCTTCCGCAGACATCGAATCGTCGTCAGCATCGTAGAAGTCGGGGAACTTCGAGGTGAGTGGAGCCGGATCTGTCTTCGTCACGCGACCATTAATCCCGAGGCGGGTGAGTAGCGCGAGTAACTCCTCTTTCAGCCCGCGACTGACAGTCGTCGCCGTGACTGTGAGGGAGTTTTTGTCGACCGATCCATCGCCACTGAAGTATCCACTGAGGTACGCGGCGACGATATGGTCTGGTGCGTCGAATAGACACGACGGCACACTCTTCTCTTCGGCGTGGACGCCACAGTCCAGCACCGTATCGAAAAAGACGCGAAGCAATCGACCAGAGACAGTGATTTTGGAATCGTTTTCGCGATACGGTGAAACGCCGAACTCCGATTCGAGCGTGTCGACAAAGAAGTCACGTGCCTCAGATTCGACACCGGAAATCGTCATCTGGTGGATCGTCCCCTTTGGAGTCTGCTGTTCACGTGCGAATCCCTCAGCAGTGTAGTACCCCAGCAGTGTCGCGACGGACTCGTTTAGTGAAACGAATCGATCGATCTCGGTCCTATCACGCTTCATTCCGAGAACGACGTCGTCCGGTATCCGATCGACGACGGCATCGAGCGAACCGAGAAGTTCCAGCAAGAACGCCGCAGGGAAACTCTCACGGTAGAGGTAGTTGCTGAGACGCTTCTTGCTAAGGTCGAAAAACGCAGCCGTACTCTTCAGTGGATAGAACGTTCCATCCCACTCGTCTGCGAGGACATCCTCGAAGAGCTGGTACAGGAAGTCCTTATCGAGCCCTTTGATCATCAATGACTCATTGTCGACGGCCGGGGTTTCGAGGAATTCACGTAGCAGATCGAACCGATGGATGGACTCGGTCGAGAGTGCAGATCCCACGTCAGTCGGTGTAACGAGACTGTCTGCAGAACTCAGGGAGGCGGCTTGCTTGGAACTGAGCTCTCCATCTTCGAAGACGTGCATCTCGTGATCCGGCGTCACGGTTACTTCGCGTCCGCTTCGTGTTTCGATCTGCACCATGTGTTTGGGTGCAGGATGTTTCGACACCGCCTGAACAGGTCGAGATTCGATCGTCCCGTCCTCGGCGAGCGATGGAACAGATACGTCGCCCTCGAGTTCATTCACGAGTGTTCCGAAGTCGTCCGCAGACACCTGCTCGACATCCAATCGGTCTTCGACGAACGATCGAATTTCGTCGTAGTGAGTCACCCCGTTCTCGTCTTTGTACCAGACCTTTGTCTCCGGATGGAAACAGTTCCGACGCTTGGCCGCGTGGAAGTACGGATGAGCATATCCCACCGCGGCAGAGGTGAAACCTATCACTCTTCCGACCGTCGCGGCGCTGGTGTGAGGGGCCATCCCGAAGACCAGTTCCCCGACGAGGTCCTGGCGCTCGTCGAACTCGTAGAAGGCGTCGAGACCGTAGTACTCCGTCAGGAGGTCGTCGACGAAGTCTGCGGTCTTGAGCATGTGCTCGGCCGCGCCGTCCGAGAGGACGATGTCCTGAACCTTGAGTTCGACCAGCTGGTCGTCGTGGCGCAGCGGGTCGCCGTTGACGTCTTGCTCGTAGCCGAGCTGGCGGAACTGCTCGGCCGTGACGTCCAGTTCTTCGGGTCGAACCGACGTCACGGGCAGGTCGGTCATGTCGTAGCGAACCGTGCCGTCTTTGAACGCGCTGACGTCGTGTTTCGCCCGGAGAACTCCCTTCTCCATCGGCTCGGGGATTTTCTCTTCCGAGGAGAGTCCTTTGACGCCTTTCAGCACGTCGAAGGCCGCCTCGCGCTCGCCGACCGACGCCATCGCGTCGCGGTAGGCC
The Halapricum salinum genome window above contains:
- a CDS encoding DNA polymerase II large subunit; this encodes MRDADERYFERLESGLDEAMEIANAARKRGGDPEPEVEIPTARDMADRVENILGIDGVAERVRELEGQMSREEAALELVEDFVDGSVGDYDSKAGKVEGAVRTAVALLTEGVVAAPIEGIDRVEVLQNDDGTEFVNVYYAGPIRSAGGTAQALSVLVADYARALLGMSQYKARDEEIGRYAEEIDLYDKETGLQYSPKEKESKFIAEHMPIMLDGEATGDEEVSGYRDLERVDSNAARGGMCLVMAEGIALKAPKIQRYTRNLDEVDWPWLQDLIDGTIGKDDEHASEDGDGDEAPDDSEDEVPSEAEGDESDEPDGPPRVDPAKKYLRDLIAGRPVFGHPSEAGGFRLRYGRSRNHGFATAGVHPATMHLVDDFLATGTQIKTERPGKAAGVIPVDSIEGPTVKLANGEVRRIDDPEEALEVRNGVEKILDLGEYLVNYGEFVENNHPLAPASYTVEWWVQEFAQSDADVQAMEDTIDVDLDDPTPEEALQWAGEYDTPLHPKYTYCWHDISIDAACELATAIESADIATTDGATLDDTDPSVSSGTSDLHIPRTDSVREALERLLVPHTQTEETLVVEEWRPLARSLGFDDSLQRQWDRDDLSERARTYAEGENAIVAINEVAPFRVRERAPTRIGNRMGRPEKSEERELSPAVHTLYPIGEAGGSQRDVAKAGKHAETMQDQPGLVEVEVARRRCVDCGTDTHEARCPDCGGVAEAVYVCPDCETETEPDESGRAECPRCETLARPTQYKILDIEAAYRDAMASVGEREAAFDVLKGVKGLSSEEKIPEPMEKGVLRAKHDVSAFKDGTVRYDMTDLPVTSVRPEELDVTAEQFRQLGYEQDVNGDPLRHDDQLVELKVQDIVLSDGAAEHMLKTADFVDDLLTEYYGLDAFYEFDERQDLVGELVFGMAPHTSAATVGRVIGFTSAAVGYAHPYFHAAKRRNCFHPETKVWYKDENGVTHYDEIRSFVEDRLDVEQVSADDFGTLVNELEGDVSVPSLAEDGTIESRPVQAVSKHPAPKHMVQIETRSGREVTVTPDHEMHVFEDGELSSKQAASLSSADSLVTPTDVGSALSTESIHRFDLLREFLETPAVDNESLMIKGLDKDFLYQLFEDVLADEWDGTFYPLKSTAAFFDLSKKRLSNYLYRESFPAAFLLELLGSLDAVVDRIPDDVVLGMKRDRTEIDRFVSLNESVATLLGYYTAEGFAREQQTPKGTIHQMTISGVESEARDFFVDTLESEFGVSPYRENDSKITVSGRLLRVFFDTVLDCGVHAEEKSVPSCLFDAPDHIVAAYLSGYFSGDGSVDKNSLTVTATTVSRGLKEELLALLTRLGINGRVTKTDPAPLTSKFPDFYDADDDSMSAEGYVITISSTDAVRFDELVDLHLTRKRQRLAEHVEQITPLGRRVFDGGSGEYLVDEIDTVEYVESAVDHTYCLTVEETHSLIANDTSQKQCDGDEDCVMLLMDGLLNFSRKYLPNQRGGRMDAPLVMSSRIDPNEIDDEAHNVDIMREYPLEFYEATREMADPEDVEDVMTIAEETLGTDQEYTGFDHTHDTSDIALGPDLSAYKTLGSMEDKMDAQLALARKLRAVDETDVAERIIEYHFLPDLIGNLRAFSRQETRCLDCGESYRRVPLTGDCRECGGRVNLTVHEGSVNKYIDTATQVAEEFGCREYTKQRLEILERSIERVFENDKNKQSGIADFM